The Candidatus Hydrogenedentota bacterium genome segment AGGTAGCGGAGGTCCGCGTCTCCGGACTCGGCGGCTTCGACGACTTTTTCGGCCAGTTCGAGGCCTCCTTCACCACCGTGCGCGTGGACATCGCTGACGGCAACCGACCGTGCGCCTGCTTCGAGTGCGGCGTCTCCCACCAGTTGGATCTCCGCCGCGGTATCCGTCGGAAACCGGTTGATGGCGACCACGCAGGGCACGCCGAACACGGCCACGTTCTCGATTTGCTTGGCCAGGTTGCCCGCGCCCCGGCGGATGGCGTCAAGGTTCTCCTCGCGCAATCCCGGATCGAAGGGTTTTCCGGGGCGGATGGTGAAATCGCCGCTGTGCATCTTCAGTGCGCGAATGGTCGCGACCACCACCATCGCGTCCGGTTTCAGCCCGCTGTACCGGCACTTGATGTTGACAAATTTCTCGGCCCCCATGTCGACGCCGAAGCCGCTCTCGGTCACGACGTAGTCGCTGAGTTTCAGTGCGAGGCGGTCGGCAATGATCGAGCTGTTGCCGTGCGCGATGTTGGCGAACGGTCCCGTATGCACGAGCACGGGGGTGTTCTCCGTGGTTTGCATGAGGGTAGGCATGAGGGCTTCTCGCAGGAGAACGGTCATGGCCCCTGCCGCCTGCAAATCGTCGGCCGTCAAGGGGGCGCCGCTATTGTCCTGGCCGATAACGACGCTGCCGATGCGTTTCCGCAAATCGCGCAGCCCATCGGTGAGGGCAAGGAGAGCCATCAATTCGCTGGCCACCGTGATGTCGAAACCGGACTCGCGCGGTACGCCGTTAGATTTGCCGCCCAGCCCGATCACGATATTGCGCAGGGCGCGGTCAGACACGTCGACCACGCGGCGCCACGTCACGGCATAGGGGTTGATTCCGAGGGCGTTACCCTGGTGCAGGTGGTTGTCGATCATCGCGGCCAGGAGGTTGTGCGCGATCTCGACCGCGTGGATGTCGCCGGTCAGATGAAGATTGAATTCCTCCATGGGGACAACCTGTGCGCGGCCGCCACCCGCGGCGCCGCCCTTGATTCCGAAGGTGGGACCCATGGAAGGTTGGCGAAGACAGGCAAACGAGCGCTTACCGAGCTTGTTAAGAGCCAGGCTCAGGCCGATCGTCGTGACCGTCTTGCCTTCGCCCAGAGGAGTAGGGGTGATGGCCGTAACGTCGATGTACTTGCCGTTGGGCTTGTGGCTGAGCCGTTCGATAGCCCCGAGGTGCACCTTGGCCTTGTAGTGGCCGTAAGGCTCGAGTTCGTCATCCTGAATGCCCCACGCTGCCGCAAAGTCGCCGATACGTTTCAGCGGCGTTGCTTGTGCAATTTCCAGGTCGCTTAACACGATCCAGGCGCTCCTCGTGCGCGTCACTTCCGTAAAGAAAGGGAGAGTTTGATGTTCCGTGGCGTACGAATGCCCCCGGTCAACGGCGCGTATGATAGCCGAGCCCTCAAAAACCGTCAAATCTGCGCCGAATTTGCTTCACGAATTCCCGGCTTCTGAAGTGACCGCAGGAAGGGAGCCCTCTCCCTTCCCTCTCCTCGGGGAGAGGGTAGGGGGCCGGACATGCCGGCCGGGGGGGTGAATCGCATCCAAAAGTCAGGACTGCCATTCGTGGTCGAGTATCGCTTTCTCGTCGAAGACCGCGTGCATGATTGTGGTGCGGTTGTTGGTGGTGTAGATGATATGGATTTTTTCGTCGTCGGTCTGGATGGCGTAGGGATAAGCGAACGTATTGTCGCCGCCGGCAATGTCGCGCCGGTAGGGGTATGTCTTATCGTTATCGGTGGAGATGGCCACGGTCAAGGGCGACCGCTGATTCATGGAGTCGTTATACGTCAGCAGGAGATGCCCGTTCTTGAGGCGAAGGAAATCGACTGCCGCGTTAGGATTGGGGAATTCGGTGTCTTTGGCGTCGCTCCAGGTTAATCCGCCGTCATGTGATTCGCTTCTGAGGATGTAACCGGTTTCGTCGGGTTCGAAGCCCCCGCCCCGGCGGATGTAGCAGACGAGGTATTGGTCGTCGAGTTGCTCGACTTGGGGCTGCAGGTTGCCCCGCTCGGACTTGATGCGGTTCGTTTCAGTCCACGTTTTGGTCTCGTGGTTATAGCGCATGAAGAAGCTCGAGGTCGTGGGAGCGGTACGTTCCCGGTCTTCGCCGGTCTCGTAGTACATGGGCAACAAGAAGTCGCCGTTCTTGAGGAGTTCGGGACGCCCCCGCACCATGGTTCCTTCTTCGAAAGTCAGCATGAAGGAGTCCGACCATGTCTGGGCGCCGTCGGTCGAGATTTTTCCCTTCACGCGGGCGTTGCTCCAGGTTTCGCCGTACCGGTTGACGTAGAAGAGCCAGACCACCCCGCCGGGGCCTTGCCAGACGACAGGGTTGCCCTCGCCGCGGTCCGGCGTATCAGCGATGACCGCGGGCGGCGACCACCATGGTTCCCCTTTCTTTTGGCGCATGCCGTAGACCGCGGTATCGTCGCCGTATTCGTCCGAGCCGCCATAGTACGCAAGAAAGAGGTCTCCGTTGTCTAACTGAGTGATTGAGGCGGGGTGTTTGTAAATGCCCGGGATCTCTGATCCGCATACGCGGTAGATCTCGATGTTTTGCTCTTGTGCGGCGGCTGTGACGATAGGCACAAGAATCAGCGCTATAGCGTGAATGATTCTCAGCATGTTCTGCTTCCTCCGGTGGCGCCTGATGCGAAACACGTGTTCTCTAATGGTGCCTCTGATTGCGTGGCATGTCAACTGGTGTCGGCCCGCCCCAATCGCCGGATAAGAAAGCCCTCGCTGGAGGGACCTTATTGTCTCCATAAAGACAGGAATAAACTCACACGGAGACACAGGGAACACGAAGATGGAATCCTCCGAAACAAAATGAGGTAGGAAGCATCATTGTGGATTGCGCGGTGGCGCTTCAGCGAGAGACGGGTCCCGGGCCGTTGGAAACAGTGCACGAAGGTGTTCTTGCGCAGGATTTGGAGGCCCGGGGTCTGC includes the following:
- a CDS encoding formate--tetrahydrofolate ligase — encoded protein: MLSDLEIAQATPLKRIGDFAAAWGIQDDELEPYGHYKAKVHLGAIERLSHKPNGKYIDVTAITPTPLGEGKTVTTIGLSLALNKLGKRSFACLRQPSMGPTFGIKGGAAGGGRAQVVPMEEFNLHLTGDIHAVEIAHNLLAAMIDNHLHQGNALGINPYAVTWRRVVDVSDRALRNIVIGLGGKSNGVPRESGFDITVASELMALLALTDGLRDLRKRIGSVVIGQDNSGAPLTADDLQAAGAMTVLLREALMPTLMQTTENTPVLVHTGPFANIAHGNSSIIADRLALKLSDYVVTESGFGVDMGAEKFVNIKCRYSGLKPDAMVVVATIRALKMHSGDFTIRPGKPFDPGLREENLDAIRRGAGNLAKQIENVAVFGVPCVVAINRFPTDTAAEIQLVGDAALEAGARSVAVSDVHAHGGEGGLELAEKVVEAAESGDADLRYLYPAGAGIKEKLDAVATTMYGADGVDYEPAAEKDIAWITDNGFGHLPLCVAKTQLSLSHNPALKGRPTGFRVPVRQVRLAAGAGFIIPYCGDIIMMPGLPSIPGATRVDIDDRGKIAGLF
- a CDS encoding exo-alpha-sialidase, whose product is MLRIIHAIALILVPIVTAAAQEQNIEIYRVCGSEIPGIYKHPASITQLDNGDLFLAYYGGSDEYGDDTAVYGMRQKKGEPWWSPPAVIADTPDRGEGNPVVWQGPGGVVWLFYVNRYGETWSNARVKGKISTDGAQTWSDSFMLTFEEGTMVRGRPELLKNGDFLLPMYYETGEDRERTAPTTSSFFMRYNHETKTWTETNRIKSERGNLQPQVEQLDDQYLVCYIRRGGGFEPDETGYILRSESHDGGLTWSDAKDTEFPNPNAAVDFLRLKNGHLLLTYNDSMNQRSPLTVAISTDNDKTYPYRRDIAGGDNTFAYPYAIQTDDEKIHIIYTTNNRTTIMHAVFDEKAILDHEWQS